One Salmo salar chromosome ssa01, Ssal_v3.1, whole genome shotgun sequence DNA window includes the following coding sequences:
- the LOC106607169 gene encoding filensin isoform X1 — MYKTSYRREVRKEKYERSDVFEEPYGPDASAGTSAIQGWESLQELNSRFARYINRARVLEQRNSVFRKQLETLQRMEEASGLEEAFTEQIGLNRQRICELSADRAKLERELKDACRMLDEFTNKYRNECEYQEQLRGTLEQLNKEVDHNLLRNLEFQIQSQFLQDDINSTKDRHRKNLSEIQTYVNILHQINQTIHLVPHMAVGTSEEQEKQLAQRRVPALQSQLEEYKSALCQLQAQKQHLQYETSVLESSIKSTQESYDDEIQLYNEQIESLRKDIEEAERSLEKYTNECRNLAMYQTSLENELERYKRIIENEDNRLNSAIIGTPITLFTTNYRYTHKPTVSSRGRDITQAIQDITSVKPRQKNLAKKVLKKKEISPKDVMDSGQEERVGGAEHMEDEKRRVAGEEGEVKREEQRSLYTPQDVPDGAQISKAFDTLCNIVRDRMRKYKKPEPIADFYTKGRYVLVTGDGSYPHPHFYTSSPSAGHVFVTIRNGMVSPYDPFGPYTPSPNPPHPQPMPPPGPRTPTPLSDGEGGKGDDKGGKGGGKGKSRGGDPEPRPKDPTPPPQPNPAPAPGPDPKGPSNPSGPKGGKDDSHRRGPPPMPSPRGASSMPPDSMSYEKVEMVESVEKFSNDRKTKGYEETAMVVETMIEKTSKKKN, encoded by the exons ATGTACAAGACCAGTTATCGGCGCGAGGTGCGCAAGGAGAAGTATGAGCGTTCTGATGTCTTCGAGGAGCCCTACGGCCCTGATGCATCGGCGGGCACCTCAGCCATCCAGGGCTGGGAGAGCCTGCAGGAGCTCAACAGCCGCTTCGCCCGCTATATTAATCGGGCACGGGTGCTGGAGCAGCGCAATTCCGTGTTCCGCAAGCAGCTAGAGACGCTGCAGCGGATGGAAGAGGCCAGTGGGCTTGAGGAGGCCTTTACTGAACAGATTGGCCTGAACCGGCAGCGCATCTGCGAGCTCTCCGCCGACCGTGCCAAACTTGAGCGCGAGTTGAAGGACGCATGCCGCATGCTGGACGAATTCACCAACAA ATACAGAAATGAGTGTGAGTATCAAGAACAGCTGCGGGGTACATTGGAACAACTCAACAAG gAGGTTGACCATAACCTGCTCAGGAACCTGGAGTTTCAGATTCAGTCCCAGTTCCTTCAGGATGACATCAACTCCACcaaagacagacacagaaag AACCTGTCAGAGATCCAGACCTACGTGAATATCCTGCACCAGATCAACCAGACGATACACCTGGTGCCACATATGGCCGTGGGCACCTCTGAG gagcaggagaagcagctGGCCCAGAGGAGAGTTCCAGCCCTGCAGAGTCAGCTGGAGGAGTACAAGAGTGCCCTCTGCCAGCTCCAAGCACAGAAGCAGCATCTGCAGTACGAG acGTCAGTGTTGGAGAGTTCCATCAAGAGCACCCAGGAGAGCTATGACGATGAGATCCAGCTGTACAACGAGCAGATTGAGTCTCTGAGGAAGGACATCGAGGAAGCCGAGAGATCCCTGGAGAAATACACAAATGAGTGCCGCAACCTGGCCATGTACCAGACCTCACTGGAGAATGAGCTGGAGAGGTACAAGAGGATCATCGAGAACGAGGACAACAG GTTGAATTCAGCGATAATTGGGACTCCCATTACCTTATTCACCACCAATTACCGCTACACCCACAAACCCACTGTGTCGAGCAGGGGCAGAG ACATCACCCAAGCCATCCAGGACATCACCAGTGTCAAGCCTCGCCAGAAGAACCTGGCCAAGAAGGTCCTGAAGAAGAAGGAGATCAGCCCCAAAGATGTGATGGACAGCGGCCAGGAGGAGAGAGTCGGTGGAGCTGAACACATGGAGGACGAGAAGCGAAGGGTGGCAGGGGAGGAAGGCGAGGTGAAGAGGGAGGAGCAGAGGTCCCTGTACACGCCCCAAGATGTGCCAGACGGGGCTCAGATCAGCAAAGCCTTCGACACGCTTTGTAACATCGTCAGAGACCGAATGAGGAAGTACAAGAAGCCAGAGCCAATTGCTGACTTTTACACCAAGGGGCGCTATGTGCTGGTGACAGGCGATGGCAGCTACCCCCACCCCCACTTCTACACCTCCAGCCCCTCCGCCGGACACGTCTTCGTCACCATCCGCAACGGCATGGTCTCCCCTTATGACCCCTTCGGGCCTTACACCCCCTCCCCCAACCCCCCTCATCCTCAGCCCATGCCACCCCCGGGTCCCCGTACCCCCACCCCACTCTCTGACGGAGAGGGGGGAAAAGGAGACGATAAGGGCGGAAAAGGTGGTGGGAAGGGGAAATCTAGGGGCGGAGACCCCGAGCCTAGGCCTAAGGACCCTACTCCCCCCCCACAGCCCAACCCTGCCCCAGCTCCAGGCCCTGACCCCAAAGGCCCCAGCAATCCCTCCGGACCCAAGGGGGGTAAAGACGACAGTCACCGCAGGGGCCCTCCTCCCATGCCCTCCCCCCGTGGTGCTAGCAGCATGCCCCCTGACTCCATGAGCTACGAGAAGGTGGAGATGGTGGAGTCAGTGGAAAAGTTCTCCAACGACCGCAAGACCAAGGGCTATGAGGAGACAGCCATGGTGGTGGAGACCATGATCGAGAAGACCAGCAAAAAGAAGAACTGA
- the LOC106607169 gene encoding filensin isoform X2 has translation MYKTSYRREVRKEKYERSDVFEEPYGPDASAGTSAIQGWESLQELNSRFARYINRARVLEQRNSVFRKQLETLQRMEEASGLEEAFTEQIGLNRQRICELSADRAKLERELKDACRMLDEFTNKYRNECEYQEQLRGTLEQLNKEVDHNLLRNLEFQIQSQFLQDDINSTKDRHRKNLSEIQTYVNILHQINQTIHLVPHMAVGTSEEKQLAQRRVPALQSQLEEYKSALCQLQAQKQHLQYETSVLESSIKSTQESYDDEIQLYNEQIESLRKDIEEAERSLEKYTNECRNLAMYQTSLENELERYKRIIENEDNRLNSAIIGTPITLFTTNYRYTHKPTVSSRGRDITQAIQDITSVKPRQKNLAKKVLKKKEISPKDVMDSGQEERVGGAEHMEDEKRRVAGEEGEVKREEQRSLYTPQDVPDGAQISKAFDTLCNIVRDRMRKYKKPEPIADFYTKGRYVLVTGDGSYPHPHFYTSSPSAGHVFVTIRNGMVSPYDPFGPYTPSPNPPHPQPMPPPGPRTPTPLSDGEGGKGDDKGGKGGGKGKSRGGDPEPRPKDPTPPPQPNPAPAPGPDPKGPSNPSGPKGGKDDSHRRGPPPMPSPRGASSMPPDSMSYEKVEMVESVEKFSNDRKTKGYEETAMVVETMIEKTSKKKN, from the exons ATGTACAAGACCAGTTATCGGCGCGAGGTGCGCAAGGAGAAGTATGAGCGTTCTGATGTCTTCGAGGAGCCCTACGGCCCTGATGCATCGGCGGGCACCTCAGCCATCCAGGGCTGGGAGAGCCTGCAGGAGCTCAACAGCCGCTTCGCCCGCTATATTAATCGGGCACGGGTGCTGGAGCAGCGCAATTCCGTGTTCCGCAAGCAGCTAGAGACGCTGCAGCGGATGGAAGAGGCCAGTGGGCTTGAGGAGGCCTTTACTGAACAGATTGGCCTGAACCGGCAGCGCATCTGCGAGCTCTCCGCCGACCGTGCCAAACTTGAGCGCGAGTTGAAGGACGCATGCCGCATGCTGGACGAATTCACCAACAA ATACAGAAATGAGTGTGAGTATCAAGAACAGCTGCGGGGTACATTGGAACAACTCAACAAG gAGGTTGACCATAACCTGCTCAGGAACCTGGAGTTTCAGATTCAGTCCCAGTTCCTTCAGGATGACATCAACTCCACcaaagacagacacagaaag AACCTGTCAGAGATCCAGACCTACGTGAATATCCTGCACCAGATCAACCAGACGATACACCTGGTGCCACATATGGCCGTGGGCACCTCTGAG gagaagcagctGGCCCAGAGGAGAGTTCCAGCCCTGCAGAGTCAGCTGGAGGAGTACAAGAGTGCCCTCTGCCAGCTCCAAGCACAGAAGCAGCATCTGCAGTACGAG acGTCAGTGTTGGAGAGTTCCATCAAGAGCACCCAGGAGAGCTATGACGATGAGATCCAGCTGTACAACGAGCAGATTGAGTCTCTGAGGAAGGACATCGAGGAAGCCGAGAGATCCCTGGAGAAATACACAAATGAGTGCCGCAACCTGGCCATGTACCAGACCTCACTGGAGAATGAGCTGGAGAGGTACAAGAGGATCATCGAGAACGAGGACAACAG GTTGAATTCAGCGATAATTGGGACTCCCATTACCTTATTCACCACCAATTACCGCTACACCCACAAACCCACTGTGTCGAGCAGGGGCAGAG ACATCACCCAAGCCATCCAGGACATCACCAGTGTCAAGCCTCGCCAGAAGAACCTGGCCAAGAAGGTCCTGAAGAAGAAGGAGATCAGCCCCAAAGATGTGATGGACAGCGGCCAGGAGGAGAGAGTCGGTGGAGCTGAACACATGGAGGACGAGAAGCGAAGGGTGGCAGGGGAGGAAGGCGAGGTGAAGAGGGAGGAGCAGAGGTCCCTGTACACGCCCCAAGATGTGCCAGACGGGGCTCAGATCAGCAAAGCCTTCGACACGCTTTGTAACATCGTCAGAGACCGAATGAGGAAGTACAAGAAGCCAGAGCCAATTGCTGACTTTTACACCAAGGGGCGCTATGTGCTGGTGACAGGCGATGGCAGCTACCCCCACCCCCACTTCTACACCTCCAGCCCCTCCGCCGGACACGTCTTCGTCACCATCCGCAACGGCATGGTCTCCCCTTATGACCCCTTCGGGCCTTACACCCCCTCCCCCAACCCCCCTCATCCTCAGCCCATGCCACCCCCGGGTCCCCGTACCCCCACCCCACTCTCTGACGGAGAGGGGGGAAAAGGAGACGATAAGGGCGGAAAAGGTGGTGGGAAGGGGAAATCTAGGGGCGGAGACCCCGAGCCTAGGCCTAAGGACCCTACTCCCCCCCCACAGCCCAACCCTGCCCCAGCTCCAGGCCCTGACCCCAAAGGCCCCAGCAATCCCTCCGGACCCAAGGGGGGTAAAGACGACAGTCACCGCAGGGGCCCTCCTCCCATGCCCTCCCCCCGTGGTGCTAGCAGCATGCCCCCTGACTCCATGAGCTACGAGAAGGTGGAGATGGTGGAGTCAGTGGAAAAGTTCTCCAACGACCGCAAGACCAAGGGCTATGAGGAGACAGCCATGGTGGTGGAGACCATGATCGAGAAGACCAGCAAAAAGAAGAACTGA